The following are encoded together in the Corvus moneduloides isolate bCorMon1 chromosome 34, bCorMon1.pri, whole genome shotgun sequence genome:
- the LOC116437202 gene encoding uncharacterized protein LOC116437202 translates to MCGIIHGMCGTLGGPGICGIVCGTSGIFWDLWDHLWDSMGFWGPWDLWDHPWDVWDSGGSWDLWDCLWDVWDRPWDVWDSEGSWDLWDRLWGHPWDVWDSEGSWDLWDRLWGHPWDVWGSGGSWDLWDPLWDVWDHPWDVWDHPWDVWDCAWDVWDSRGSWDLWDRLWDHPWDVWDHPWDVWDFVGSWDLWDHPWDVWGSGESWDLWDPPWDVWDHPWDVWDSLGSWDLWDHPWDVWDFVESWDLWDRLWDLWDHPWDLWDRPWNIWDSGICGIVRGTFWVPEAHGIIRGIYGTLRGPGVHGIVCGIIRGIPWAPGICGIIHGISGTLSAPEGPF, encoded by the exons ATGTGTGGGATCATCCATGGGATGTGTGGGACTCTGGGGGGTcctgggatctgtgggatcGTCTGTGGGACATCTGGGATTTtctgggatctgtgggatcaTCTGTGGGACTCTATGGGTTTCTGGGGTccatgggatctgtgggatcaCCCATGGGATGTGTGGGACTCTGGGGGGTcctgggatctgtgggattGTCTGTGGGATGTATGGGATCGTCCATGGGATGTGTGGGACTCTGAGGGGTcctgggatctgtgggatcGTCTGTGGGGTCATCCATGGGATGTGTGGGACTCTGAGGGGTcctgggatctgtgggatcGTCTGTGGGGTCATCCATGGGATGTATGGGGCTCTGGGGGGTcctgggatctgtgggatccTCTGTGGGATGTGTGGGATCACCCATGGGATGTGTGGGATCACCCATGGGATGTATGGGATTGTGCATGGGATGTATGGGACTCCAGGGGGTcctgggatctgtgggatcGTCTGTGGGATCATCCATGGGATGTATGGGATCACCCATGGGATGTGTGGGACTTTGTGGGTTCCTGGGATCTCTGGGATCATCCATGGGATGTATGGGGCTCTGGGGAGTcctgggatctgtgggatccCCCGTGGGATGTATGGGATCATCCATGGGATGTGTGGGACTCTCTGGGTTcctgggatctgtgggatcaCCCATGGGATGTGTGGGACTTTGTGGAGTCTTGGGATCTGTGGGATCGTCTGTGGGATCTGTGGGATCATccatgggatctgtgggatcgTCCATGGAACATCTGGGActctgggatctgtgggatcGTCCGTGGGACTTTCTGGGTTCCTGAGGCCCATGGGATCATCCGTGGGATCT ATGGGACTCTGAGGGGTCCTGGGGTCCATGGGATCGTCTGTGGGATCATCCGTGGGATTCCTTGGGCTcctgggatctgtgggatcaTCCATGGGATCTCTGGCACTCTCTCAGCTCCTGAGGGACCCTTTTAG